The Enterobacter asburiae genomic sequence CGAGTATGTCACTATTGGTAAGCGTTGCTTTGTTGGCCATGGCGTGATGTTTGCCAACGATATGTTTCGGGAGGGGAAACCGAACGCCGACCGAGAGAGCTGGGGCCATATTACCGTGGGGAATGATGTTTCGATAGGCAGTGGAGCGACCATTCTGGCGGTATCCATCTGCGACGGTGCGGTGATTGGTGCAGGGAGCGTGGTAACAAAATCGATCGTCGAGAAAGGTGTCTATGCCGGGAACCCGGCGAGGCTACTGCGCCGCTTGTGATTCGCCCGGTGGCGCTGCGCTTACCGGGCCTACAAAATAGTAGGCCGGGCAAACGCAGTGCCGCCCGGCGTGAAGCATCAGCGGAAGTTAATGTTCTTATCGCTCGTCATGTCATACAGCTGGAACTTACGTCCAAGCTGCTGACCCCCGTCACGCGTCAGCGGCGTCCAGCCCACTGCCGCGCGGCTGCGGGTTGGGCCTGACGAGAACAGATCCAGCGGAATCGACACGTAGACCCCTTTGGTGAAGTCCCCTTCCCCGTATTCGTCCGGCGAGACGTTGGTGATGGTGGCGTAGCCGCCCACCACGACGCCGCTGTCGAAGTGTTTAGAGATATCCAGCGTACCGCCCTTATCGCCCGCCAGATACTGGCCGACGCTGGCTTTCACCAGCACGTCAGGGGCAAACGACGGCGTCCAGTAGGCGGTCAGATGGCCCGTTTTGACGCTGTAGTCGGTGAACTTCATCATGTCCTGCGCGCTGCGCCAGTCACGCTGCTTGACGTAGTTGGCATCCACCCCGAACGCCCAGTTACTGTCGACAGGACGATAAAGCACTTCCGCCCCCGCGCCGCCGTACATGGTTTCCAGATACCCACCGTACACCTGGCCGTAGAAGCCGTTGCCGAAGTACTGGAAGTAGTTGGCCTGCAGGTTATTCACGTAGGCATCGTTCTGCACGTATTCACGCACGCGGGTACGCACGCGCGGCAGCGTCGAGTCTTTTGGCGGGTTGGTGTAGTTGAATTTGTCGTAGTTGTTAGCGATGTTGCCGAACAGGCTGCCGGTGGTCAGCAGGTGGTCGGTGACCCACAGATCCGCTGTCGCCATCACGCCCAGCTGATACATGTAGAAGTTTTCAGGCCCGCCGACGGACTGGTTCAGCACCGGATCGATATGGAAATCGAAGCGCGATTTGTCGATATACCAGCCCTGCTCGGTGGTGTCCGGCACCACGGGCTCGATGCGTTTTTGCACCAGCTCGGTTTCATGCCCGAGCGGCTCGCCTTCCAGATGGCGCTTGAGGCTGGCAACGTCCGTTTCGGTTGTGACCTGCGGCAGGTTGAGACGGTTCTCCGTCACGCGGATCGTGCGGATCCCCTCCGGCAGATCGTTCATAACGATCCGGTTGGCGCGTTCGATCCCTTCGCGCGAGTCGCGGTATTTCACCTGCTCGCCGGTGACGTAAAGCGTGTCGCCCTTGGTCTGAATCTTCGGATCCGCCAGACCGGCATTGTATTTCAACAGCGTCAGCTGGTTTGCCACCACGGAGTGCTGCAGAATCGCATCCTGCGGCTCCGGCCGGTATGCAGGGCGCGCGTTATCATTGTAGTGTGGCCGCATGTCGTTAAAGTTGGTGCGCAGCGTGAA encodes the following:
- a CDS encoding acyltransferase, which encodes MERKQTGVRNVSCGDNVIVYEPANLYDCVLGNGVFVGPFVEIQGNTRIGDDCKIQSHTFICEYVTIGKRCFVGHGVMFANDMFREGKPNADRESWGHITVGNDVSIGSGATILAVSICDGAVIGAGSVVTKSIVEKGVYAGNPARLLRRL
- a CDS encoding YjbH domain-containing protein, translated to MKKTYLYSMLALCVSAACHAETYPAPIGPSQSDFGGVGLLQTPTARMAREGEISLNYRDNDQYRYYSASVQLFPWLETTLRYTDVRTKQYSSVEAFSGDQTYKDKAFDVKLRLWEESYWMPQVSVGAKDIGGTGLFDAEYIVASKAWGPFDFSLGLGWGYLGTSGNVKNPFCSYSDKYCYRDNSYKKAGSINGDQMFHGPASLFGGVEYQTPWQPLRLKLEYEGNDYSHDFAGKIEQKSKFNVGAIYRVTDWADVNLSYERGNTVMFGFTLRTNFNDMRPHYNDNARPAYRPEPQDAILQHSVVANQLTLLKYNAGLADPKIQTKGDTLYVTGEQVKYRDSREGIERANRIVMNDLPEGIRTIRVTENRLNLPQVTTETDVASLKRHLEGEPLGHETELVQKRIEPVVPDTTEQGWYIDKSRFDFHIDPVLNQSVGGPENFYMYQLGVMATADLWVTDHLLTTGSLFGNIANNYDKFNYTNPPKDSTLPRVRTRVREYVQNDAYVNNLQANYFQYFGNGFYGQVYGGYLETMYGGAGAEVLYRPVDSNWAFGVDANYVKQRDWRSAQDMMKFTDYSVKTGHLTAYWTPSFAPDVLVKASVGQYLAGDKGGTLDISKHFDSGVVVGGYATITNVSPDEYGEGDFTKGVYVSIPLDLFSSGPTRSRAAVGWTPLTRDGGQQLGRKFQLYDMTSDKNINFR